One segment of Primulina tabacum isolate GXHZ01 chromosome 6, ASM2559414v2, whole genome shotgun sequence DNA contains the following:
- the LOC142549402 gene encoding transcription factor MYBS1-like: MGEEVEYWSREEEKAFENGIAMHWIEGEENKNPIWIKIASMVPTKSIQQLKNHYKVLVEDVADIEAGNVPLPKYSAEMLTPPALATATNNYKDRYREKDKRFAKHNFSSHDSTSTSASASASSGKGGGGVSSSSTTRSEPERRKGIPWTEEEHRLFLLGLDKFGKGDWRSISRNYVVSRTPTQVASHAQKYFIRLNSMNRDRRRSSIHDITSISMGDDISSSPSAQQPLPITGQHMNPTSNAMKHHNMQIYGTGHAPMGHPVASSAHIAHPAVVGTPVMMPPGHHHHHHHLPQYVLPVAYPMPPPPQPQLQ; this comes from the exons ATGGGAGAGGAAGTGGAATATTGGAGCAGAGAAGAAGAGAAGGCCTTTGAGAATGGGATTGCAATGCATTGGATTGAAGGTGAAGAGAATAAGAATCCCATTTGGATTAAAATTGCTTCAATGGTTCCCACTAAAAGTATTCAACAGTTAAAGAATCATTACAAAGTTTTGGTGGAAGATGTTGCTGACATTGAAGCTGGAAATGTTCCACTGCCTAAGTACTCGGCAGAGATGCTCACACCTCCTGCATTAGCAACGGCAACAAATAATTACAAGGATCGGTATCGTGAAAAAGATAAACGATTCGCAAAACATAATTTCTCCAGTCACGACTCGACCTCAACCTCGGCCTCAGCCTCAGCCTCATCAGGTAAAGGAGGAGGAGGAGTATCATCATCTTCCACCACTAGGTCGGAACCAGAACGTCGAAAAGGGATTCCGTGGACCGAAGAAGAGCACAG GTTATTTTTGCTTGGATTAGACAAGTTTGGTAAAGGGGATTGGAGGAGCATTTCAAGAAATTACGTTGTTTCAAGGACCCCAACACAAGTTGCAAGCCATGCTCAAAAGTACTTCATTCGTTTGAACTCTATGAATAGAGACAGAAGGAGATCAAGTATCCATGACATAACAAGTATCAGTATGGGCGACGATATTTCATCGTCCCCCTCGGCTCAGCAACCGCTTCCGATCACAGGACAACATATGAATCCAACCTCGAATGCAATGAAACACCATAACATGCAAATTTATGGTACGGGTCATGCACCAATGGGACATCCAGTGGCTTCGAGTGCCCACATTGCTCATCCTGCCGTAGTTGGCACTCCTGTCATGATGCCTCCGGGGCATCATCATCACCATCATCATCTTCCACAGTATGTTCTTCCGGTTGCGTATCCTATGCCGCCTCCGCCCCAACCACAACTCCAATAA